GGACCACAAAATTAATCCGCACTTCCATCCCGGAATCGACGAGTTTCATGATATTGCCATAAACCTTGTCAAATTCGTCCCGGCGGGTGATCCTGGCAAAAGTTTCCGCCTGGATGGCATCCAGGCTGATATTCACGCTCTGAATGCCCAATTCTTTCATCCGGTCGATATGCGGCCCGATGAGCGTAGCGTTTGAAGTGACTGAAATTTCGCGAACCTCCGGGAGTCCCCCCAGGTGGGCAAACAAATCCATAACGCCTTTCCGGACAAAGGGTTCTCCCCCTGTAATCCGTATTTTATCGACGCCCAGGCCAGCCAGAATGCTGCACAACCGCTTCATTTCCTCTACGGTCATCAGGTCCGACTTTCGCGCAAAATCGATACCGTGTTCCGGCATGCAATAGTTGCACCGCAAGTTGCACCGGTCCGTTACGGCCAGGCGGACATAATTGATAACCCGGTTGTGGTTGTCTATCAGCATGGTTCTATCTTACCCCCCGCTTACCGGCGGAATTAATGCAATTTCGTCAAAATTCGTGATTTTATCCCCATCCCCGGCGTAGGATTTGTTTACGGCCACCGCCAGGGAACTCAGCCCCCCGAGGTCCGGGTACATTTTCTTCAGGTAGGTTTTCAGGTCGGCCACCGTCTGTAGCCGGCCCGCCTGGTTCATGGGGATGGACAGGGAGCCATTGCCAACGATATCGCGGGTAACTCCAAATAGCAATACGGTCATTGGGGTGTGTATTTGAATTGTCGTCTCGATACTCAAAAGTACCAAAAATTCACCCGATGCCCGGCCGTTTAACAAAATCTTAGATGTGGAATACTAGGATGGGGATTTATACGTTTTCCATGGAAATCAAGAGAACCATGAAAATGCATATGATCCGCACCTTTTTGTTAATCTTCGGACTTACCGGGATGTTCCTTTCCTGTGGAAACGCAGACGACGACGTATCCTTTGACCTGAACGGCAACGGCGACCTGGGCCTGGGCAAACCGGTAGACGATTGTCTGGATTTTGGCCCGAACGAACTCATCCTGTCCATTCAGGACCAGTATACGACCCTCCCGGGAAAAGTATCCGTATTCTTCCGGGTGTCCGATGAATTCGGCAACCCGGTGGCTGGCCTCACGGCCGACCAGTTCACCATCTACGAGCAGGGCCGGAACGACGATTGCTTCAGTACGATATCCTCCTCGGAATCCCAGTCCCGAATCTCCCCGAATTCGCAGATTTTTCAGAACCACACACTCCTTGTGCTGGACCTGAGCAACAGCGTCCTCAGCGGCAGCCTCACCGAACTGAAGTCTGCCTCCGCGAGTTTTATCGATAATGTGATGCCGGCTGTACCTGCCGAATCCTTCCAGATGGCGATCTACTGGTTTGACGGCGAAGATGTCCTGCACGAGCTCAACCCGCTGACCTCGTCACGGGAAGAGTTGATTGCGGCCGTGGAGTCTATCGATTCAGATTTCAGCAATGACCCGTCTACCGACCTGTACGGTGCGGTCATCAAAAGTACGGACCTGGCAACCGACCTGCTCCGGGACAGCGAACAGAACAACACCATCGGGGCGGCGTCCATCGTCCTGTTTACCGACGGCACCGACCAGGCATCCCGCTATTCGGAAAGCCAGGCGCTTGACAAGGTGGAAAAAGCAAACTCCAACATTTCCTTCTTTACCATTGGCCTGGGGGCCGAAATCGACAGCGAGGTACTGGAGGAAATCGGGAAGACATTCAGCGTGTTTGCGGGGAACAAGGAAGAACTCGAGGTCACCTTTAACCAACTGTCCCAAAAGGTCTCCGAGCGGGCGAACAGTTTTTACCTGTTTGAATATTGCAGTCCGAAACGCGACGGCAGCGGGGAGAACAACCTGGCCATCCGCGTTCAGCACGGTGGGCTGCAGGGTGCCGTCCAAACGTCTTTTGACGCTTCCGGCTTTACCGCTGGTTGCCAGTAAACCGCACGCAACTAAAGCATTGGAAAGACTCCCCCCGGGAGTCTTTTTTTTGTGATACCAGGTAGGGTAAATACGGGATCACCTGTTATATAAGTACATAGGCAACCTTCCATCCTGAATCAACGAGACGTATCACTCAAAAATACCCTGTCATGGATGTACTCAACCAAATTGTGAAGGAAAGTGCCATCGGCCCGTTTACGGCCTGGCTTAAAAGCCTTGTGATCAGCTTATTTGTCGCAATTGTCGTTACCCTGGTAAGTATGCTGGTGATCCTGCTGATGCACGGGTCTACCACGGTCATCACCTATGGGTACTAACCGCCTCTCCCGGAGATAACTTTCAACGCAGGATCATACTGTTCTTCCCCGATCCTTTGCGGCTGTCCGGTTCGTACAGGAAGCCATTGACCACAACGTAGCGGACCGAACCCTCCCGGGTCAGGACAAAGGTGGGATTGTCCCCCACATCCCAGCGGGGTTCCGGCAATTCAAAGGATGCACCTACCACTTGTATCGGATACGGGGTGGAAGTGGCCTTTTTAGGCAGGTCCGCCACGCGGACATAGGTGATCCCCTGCCCGAGCAGCTCCCAGAAATCCAATTTCCCAACAGCTTCCAAATTCGGGAGCACCTGGCTGTATACTTTACCAGCCCCGAGCCGATAGCCCGACGCGTTCAGAGTTTCATAGCCGTAGTATGTGGACAGGTCCCCCTGGTCGGTAATGCGGCTGCTGTACCAGAAATCCTCATGGTCCGGGGTGTCTACCTCAAACCGGTGGATCCCCAGGTCGATTATATAGTCCTTCCCGAGTAGCGGATACGTGACCTGTTCGATTTTCAGGTCGAAGAGTTTCCGGTCGTTTTCCGGGATTTCCTCGTAGGCTTCCAGGCCAACGTTGCGGTAGCTTCCCGATCCGATGGCGTAGATCGCCGAGAGGATGGAAACGTAATTCAATTTGCGGATTTCCTGCTTTTCAGGGTCTTCCGGATAGCCACCGGATTCAATGAGGATGGCGCTTGTCCCCCACTTCTGGATGTTGTCCCCGAATGCCCGGGGTTCAAAATCGTCGTTGTATTTTCCAACCTGCCCGGGGGCATACCGCTGGATAATCCGGTTCATATATCCAATCACCTGCATGGCGCGGCTGCGAACCTCATTGATTGCCTTCTCGTAGTTGTAGGCCGGGGCCAGGTAGGAGATGGTGGCCGGTTTCGGGGTGCGCTCGGCATTGTAGTAGGTACTCTGGTCGTGCAGGTTAAAGCCGAATTCCGCTTCCAGGCTGTCCCGCACCCGTTTAAGGGTTTGGCCTTCCGGGGATTGCAGCCGCAGGGCATCCCGGTTGATGTCGATGCCAAGGGTGTTGCGTCGCTGGTAGACCTCCGCCCCGTCCGGATTGAGCATCGGCAGGAAGTGCAGCCGGACCGAATCCAGGAGTCGGGATTTCTCGTCGGCAAACTCCGGGGCTCCCAGGAAGTTCAGGATGTCGAATATGGCCTGGGTGGCCGTGGGTTCGTCCCCGTGCATCTGGGACCACAGGAAAATGTCTGTTTGCCCGTCCCCCAGGCTAATGAGCCGCAGGGGTCGGCCTTCTATGGAGGTCCCGACGCGGTTGACCTCAAACCCGGGTTTGACGGCCAGCGCGTCGATCAGCGGTTGGATATCCGCGTGCTTGATTCTTCGTTTTCCCAGGCTCGGTTCCCGGTAGGTTTCATAACTGTCGTAAAACCGTTCCGTAAAGGATTCCGTTTGCCCAGAGACAGGCAAAACAAACAGGCAAAGCGTTAAAAGCGGTAAGATGTATTTCATGGATGCTATTTTTCGGGCGCGGGTTTCAGTCCCAGATCCCGGACCGAATTTCGGATTTTTTTCATGAATTGCCTTCCGGGATCCGTTTTTTCCGTCCGGTACCCGCTGTCTTTTTCCAACCAGAGCGGGTGCCCTTCGAACCGGGTATACTCGTAATGTCCGATCAGGTATTGGATGTTATGGGTTGCGGCTAATTGGCGTACCAGCCATTCATTGGCCAGGAGTTGCGCTTTTGTGAGCGGGGTCTCCGGAGTGCCCCCCACATTCTCGATGCCGATCGCACAATGGTTCAGCCCTATCACATGCCGGGCCATCAGTGTATCCGGCATCAATTGCAGGATACTGCCGTCCCGGTCTACCAAATAGTGGGCCGAGACGTTCAGGGCGCCCGCCGAGGTGATGTCCCCGCGCGTATCCGGCAGTCGGGGCGGGTAAAATGCATCAAATGACTCCTCCAGAGTGGGGATGGCCGTCCAGTGGAGTACGATCATCCGGGGTTCAATACGGGCATCCTCCTGCTCCATCCCATACCGGTCCCTGAGGTAGGCACCGGTCAATTCCAGTCGCTCCCGGTCAAAACGTATCGGGCGGTCCGACAATAAGGGGCGGTACGTACTGCAGGCCGTTGCAACCAACAGGATCACCAAAATTACAGCTGGGAAGGCATAGTTTTTCAATGGCATATTATTCTGTATTTACCTCTTTCCGGAGATTTTCGCGAGCGGGCACCCGGTAACGGATAACGCGTTTTTTACGGCCCCATTCCCGCGCGCCTTTCACATCCTCGCCCATATACAGGTCGATGTGCCGTTTAAAGCGACGGTTCATCTTATCCTTGACCAGGAAGGTCCCGGGAAGCCCCTGGATTTTAACTTCCGTGTTATGGTCAAGGCCCAGGGCAATAAGGTCCCGGGAAACTGCAATGCATTGCATCCCGGGCCGGAGCGTATCACCCCATGCGGTCAGGGAAGGGTTTCCGGAAGTTTGCCAGGGCACCGAATTATAAGCCGTCACCGTCACCTCGAGTTCCTTCCAGGCATATTCCGGCCCGGAACAGGATATCAGGAAAAAGAGCAGGAATATCAGGCTGGCAGGTGGGTTATGTCTCATGGCCCAAACACGCATCTTGGAAATTAAAGATACGCTATCCCTGCGAAACCTTCCGGGGAATGCGGCCAGCCCCTGGTCTCCCGACAAAATGATGGGGTATAAGGACCTGAAGGGACGCATGGAACACGTGCCGTTCACCGAAGAAATCCCCCCTTATATATCCTACACCACAACCTGCGGCCGTTTCACAACAAAATATTTGCCCTGCGGAATGCCCGGCGTATGTTTACACTGTTCAAATGAAATAAACGGAGTTAATTTTTTTCATTTTCATATAGTGTTCTCGTAAAAGGGTCCTGGTTAAACAACCAGGGCTCTTTTTAGTTTCAGGCCATTCGCACCGACTTTACGGAATCCACTGGTCCTTCCCGAAATCGGGTTTCCGCTTCTCCAGGAATGCATCCCGCCCCTCTTTGGCTTCGTCCGTCATATAGGCCAGCCGGGTGGCTTCTCCCGCAAAAACCTGTTGGCCAACCATACCGTCATCCGTGAGGTTCATGGCAAATTTCAGCATCTTGATCGAGGTCGGCGACTTGGCCAGTATCTCACGGGCCCACTGGTAGGCGGTCTGTTCCAGTTCGTCATGGGGTACCACGGCATTGACCATTCCCATTTCGTAGGCTTCCTGTGCCCGGTAATCCCTGCCCAGGAAAAAGATCTCCCGCGCCCGCTTCTGCCCGACCATCTTGGCGAGGTAGGCCGAGCCATACCCCCCGTCAAAACTGGTGACGTCCGCATCAGTCTGTTTAAAAATTGCGTGTTCCGCGCTGGCCAGCGTCAGGTCGCAAACCACATGCAGGCTGTGTCCCCCTCCTACTGCCCATCCGGGCACCACGGCAATGACTACCTTGGGCATAAAACGGATCAGGCGTTGCACCTCCAGGATGTTCAGGCGGTGGTAGCCGTCCTCGCCCACATAACCCTGATGCCCCCGGGCCCGCTGGTCGCCCCCGCTGCAAAAGGCGTACACCCCGTCTTTTGGGGAAGGCCCCTCGGCAGAAAGCAATACCACCCCGATCGAACGGTCTTCCATGGCGTCGTAAAACGCCCGGTACAGTTCGCTGGTGGTTTTCGGGCGAAAGGCATTGCGCACCTCGGGACGGTTGAAGGCAATCCGCGCAACCCCGTCGCATTTGCGATAGGTAATATCCTCAAATTCTCCTGCTGGTTTCCAATCGGGTGATTCCATGTTTTGGCATTATAGGATTAGTGGTTATTCGTCCCGTAAAGATACGCCCTGATGGTGAAAATACACTGGAGGGCCGCGAAAGGGCCGGAAGGGTTCAACAGGGCCCTTTCCGGCTGGCCGCCCGCCCCTCAACTACATCCGGGCCGCAAACAATTGCGAGATCTTCAGGCGGAGACGGCGCTCGTAGTCCTCCTGAAGCCAGTCCCGATAGTTCTTGGTGTTGTTCATAATGCAGTAGGAATACTGCTTGATGCGATACTCGATTTCATCGCGAAGTTCCCGGGCCAGTATGCGGGCGTCAAATACATCCTCACTGTTCTCCACGCATATCCGGGCATGCTGTTCGATGCTTTTCTCGAGTACCAGCTTCGATTTCTTCCCCTGGGCAAAAATCTTTTTGTACTCCTCCTTTACGTCGAAGTCAATATCCGAGGATCTCCCGAATTTTTCCCGGAGTTCAGCAGGCATTTCATAGACGAATTCCCGTTCGATCTCCTCGTCGTTACGGATGTTTTCCAGGTAGAAATCGGGGAAATGGAAAATTTCCTGCCAGTCTACCGGGGCATCCCAGGGCCCGAACCGTGCGATGTTGTTCCCGAGGTCGATGACGGTGAATTCCTCCTTGTCCTTGAGGATCCGCGAACCGCGTCCGATCATCTGGAAATACAGGGTCAGCGAACGCGTAGCCCGGTTCAGGATGATCGTTTCCACGCTGGGTTCGTCAAATCCCGTGGTCAGGATACTGACCGAGGTGAGGATTGCATCGGGGGTATTGGCAAACCAATCCAGGATTTCCCGCCTTTCAGAGGCCGAGTTCTTATTGTCCAGATGACGGATCGGGTAACCGGCCCGCTTAAACGTTTCATAGACGTATTTGGAGGTGCTGATCCCGTTGTTGAAGATCAGCGTCTTGGTACCCTTGGCGAGTTCCTCGTAGGCACCGACCAGTTTGCCGAGCATTTGCTGGTTCCCGTATAGCGCATCCGAGGACTTCACCGTATAATCCCCGCTGATGCCTAATTTCAGGGACTTCAGGCTGACGTCATAATTGTACAGGTTCGCCTTGGCCAGAAACTTTTTCTCAATCAGGGAGGCGATGGATTCCCCGACGATCAGCTTCTTGTAGTGGTCCTTCATCGGCAACTTGATGTTGGAGCTGAGCGGGGTGGCGGTTACGCCGAGTATCACCGATTTTTCAAAGTACTTGAAAAGTTTCCGGAAGGAATTGTAATGGGCCTCGTCGATAATCACCAGGCCCACGCCTTCCAGGGTTATCGCCTTTTCCTGCAGGCGGTTGTTCAGGGTTTCGACCATGGCGACATAGCATTCGTAATCGTCGCTCTCGTCGAGTTCCTTTACCTCACTGTTGATGATCTTGTTGTTAACGCCGAAGCCTGAGAGCATTCGGGAAGTCTGGAGGCTGAGCTCGATTCGGTGCGTCAGCACAACTACCTTCTTGCCTGTCTGCCGGATGTAGCGGCGCGCAATCTCCGAAAATACGACGGTTTTCCCGCCTCCCGTAGGCAACTGGTAAAGGAGGTTGATATCATCCGGGGATTCCTCGAGGCATTTGAAAATCTTGCCCAGGTCTTCCAGCTGATAGTCGTAAAGGGTTTTTTCGGTAGACTCGGTTTGTGCGCTCAAAAAGGTCGTTTTAGCCAATTTTTTGAACCTTCCCGGTGCGGAAGGCTGAATTTTGCAAAACTAGCCGATTTTTAAGGTTTGAAGAAATTTCTCGCCAGGATTTCTCAACAACGACCGTTAATAACCCCGCTCCCGGGATACCTCGTTGGCCAGTGGGCCACCGCCCAAAAGCGCGCGGTAATTGGCAATAACCTGAGCGGCAACCGATTCGGGCTCGGAAACACTCGCTACGTGCGGGGTCATCGAAATCCCCGGGTGGTTCCAGAAGGGATGGCTGTTTGTCAATGGCTCCTGGGAAAACACATCCAGGCAGGCCTGGGCAACCTGCCCCGTACGGAAGGCCTCCAACAGGTCTTCTTCATTGAGCAGCGGGCCCCGGGCCACGTTGATCAGCCGGGCCCCAACGGGCAGCTGGTCAAAAACACTTTGGTCCAGGATACCCCGGGTCTTGGGGGTTAGCGGAAGCAGACACACCAAAATATCGGATTCCGAGAGGAAAGCCTGACGGCCTTCCGGCCCTTGAAAAACCGGATACCCGGTGGCGGGTTGCGACCGGGCGGTCCAGCCCCGCACGTCGAAACCGGTGCGCACCAACAAATCTGCCACTGCTTTTCCGAGGGTGCCCAACCCCATGATCCCCACCCGGACATCTTCAATCCGGTTGTAGGGCCGGGGGTTCCAGCGGTTGCTGTACTGGTCGAGGGTGTAGGCCGGCAACTGCCGGAGTCCGGACAGGATCTGTGCCAGCACATATTCCGCCATATCGGAGGCCAGGTAAGGGTCCACGACGCGCAGGACAGGCAGGCCTTCGGGCAAATCGGGATCTTCGAGAATAAAGTCCACCCCGGCGCCCAGGCCGTGGATACCCAGTAAATTCGGGTACTCCCAAAGGCTTCCCGGCGGGTGTTTCCACACGCCGACCATGCGAATGGCTTCCCTGGGGTGTGGTTGGTGGTAATCGTATAGCGGAATCTCCGGCGCCACAGCCTCCAGGGCACGGATCCAGGAGTCTGTCCGGTCGTCATTTCGAAGGATTGCGATTGCCATATGGTTGTTTTTAGCAGTTCGGCCCCTTAGAGGGATAATTGTTCATTTCGATCCAGAAAGTCCTCCGCATTCGGCCAGCCTGCCTTTTCTATTTCCGCGATCAAGGCGGCATGGCGATCGCTGAAATCACCAAAAATACCCTGGTGTACCAGGTAGGCGGTCCAATCCAGATAGGATTTATAGATGCTGCGGTAAAAGGCATCCGGGCAATTGCGGGTTTTTTCGAAGGCTGCCGCAATTTCCAGGTTGTAAGCCATCAGGTCTGCCAGCAAGTGCGGTTCCATCCCGAGCTTCCCGAAATGCCGGATGTAATTTTTGGCCACCGACCTCCGGGCCTTGGGGCGCCTTCTCCCCTGGGGAAAATATTCCCTTCGAATCTTCTCCTTGGCTTCCATCAGGAGTTTGTCCTCTTTCGGATTAAAAACAAAATCGTAGTAGGTCTTGACCTGCGGAAACCGGTCGTAAAGGTCGAGTAGTTGTTCGGAAAGTGCTTCCCGGTCCAGTCCGGCCACGTATTTTTTCAGGGCTCTTTTGCTCATGGCGGCCTAATTTACGGGTTCTCGTGTAAAACCGGAGCGCCCGGAGCGCCCGAAAATCTTAAAACTTTGCGAAATTCTCATAAAATATGTATAAGTAAGGTACGGGTCTTTTGGAAAAGAGCGAAGAAAAGCTTATAATGAGAAGATGTTAACTTAAACCCTTTATACGTACATGAGGCAATTAAAAATTGTCAAGCAGGTCACTAACCGGGAGTCCAAATCGCTTGACAAGTACCTGCAAGATATAAGTAAAATTGATCTGATAACCGCCAATGAGGAAGTAGAACTCGCACAACGCATCAAACAGGGAGACCAACTCGCACTGGAGAAGCTTACCAAAGCCAACCTCCGGTTTGTGGTGTCCGTAGCCAAACAATATCAGAATCAGGGGCTCAAGCTGCCTGACCTGATCAATGAGGGCAATGTGGGCCTGGTAAAGGCCGCGAAGCGTTTTGATGAAACCCGAGGGTTTAAGTTCATCTCCTACGCCGTTTGGTGGATTCGTCAATCCATTCTGCAGGCCCTGGCCGAACAATCCCGTGTTGTAAGGCTGCCTCTTAACAAGATCGGCTCGATCAATAAGATCAAAAAAACATTTTCCTACCTGGAGCAGGCCCACGAGCGCCCACCTTCTGCAGAAGAGATCGCCAAAGAACTCGATATGACGGTGAGCGAGGTCAAGCAATCCATCAAGAATTCCGGAAGGCATGTCAGCATGGATGCCCCGCTTCGCGAAGGCGAAGATTCCAATTTGTACGATGTACTTCGTTCGGGAGAGTCCCCGAAACCGGACAAATCCCTGATGCTCCAGTCTTTGAACACCGAGATTAACCGGGCGCTGGAAACCCTGTCGCCCCGCGAGGCGGATGTGGTGAAACTTTATTACGGAATCGGAGACCAGCAATCGATGACGCTGGCCGAAATCGGACAAACTTTTGACCTGACCCGTGAACGGGTCCGGCAAATACGCGAAAAAGCCATTCGCAAGCTGCGCCACCATTCCAGGAGCAAGTTGCTCAAAGCGTATTTAGGATAGATTGCATAAGCGAAGGGTGTTCGGACACCCGAAACCATAAAAAAAGCGGCCCCAGGGCCGCTTTTTTCAATACACACTAAACATTATGAACAGCTAAGTCTGCTGATGTCAAAATCCAGCAGGATTTCATTCAGGGCCTGGATAAAGTCCATATAGGCCGCATTGTCTTCATTGTAATTTGCCATAGTTTCGGGGATTTGGGATTCCACTAATTATAAGCGTCCGGGCTAGAGGTAGTCCAGCTCGGCCAATTCATTCAAACTTAAAATTTCATTTAACTCTCTCAGGAATGTGAGGTATTCCTCGCCGTAGGTATCGTATAACATGGTAAGCTTGGTTTCGGTTACTAGTTATTTTGAGATCTGGGATACTCATTAACACTGGATTAAACCTAAATGAAATCCGGAGGACGTCCAATATTTTGTGGTGAAAACGACTATTGTTGTTGGCAAGGTTATTTTCCCGGTGGTAAGGCCCTAAAAACCGGCCTGGTAGCGCAACCCGGCCTGAATTGCCAGGAAAAACGAACCGGGTTCCAGGACCAGTTCCTGTCGGGCAAGCCCTAATTGCGCCCGGTAGCGGTTTCTTCGGGAGGCACCGGTAAACTGGTATTCCAACTGCACTTGCTGGGATTCCACAAAAAACAATGATTCGGCCAGGAGCTGATCCCCGGATCGCAATTGCTGTAATTCCGGGTTGAATCCGTAAACGGCCCGCAACCCGAGATAATGGGTGGCGTGATCCAGATATCTGCGGGCCAGGATACTTCCGGAAAATCCCGGATCCCGGTCCCGGAAAACACTTACAAAAGGTCGGAAATTCAGGTAGTAATTCCCCCTGTACAGGCCAAAGGATCCGGTAATCAGCCGAACGGAAGTCTCCCTGAAATCGAGGTGCCGCCCTCCCAGGGATACCTCCATGGCCGAGGGAAGGTTTGCGAATAGCTCCACCCCTGCCCGGTGAACGGGGTAGGTCGGGGCTGCGGAGTAACCGTAATTAAGATAGGCGTAGAAGGTTTTGGACACCCGCGGATACAGATCCAATTCATACTGGACGCCATGCGTATTGAAGCGATTGCTGTAATTGATCCGCGGGATAACCTTTCCTACAGGGGTTTGGCGCTCGTATTCCAAAGTAGCATATACCATCGGATCGAAGGTATTGTCAAAGACCTGCAATTGGTTTTCAAGGCTGATGCTGTTCTGCCAGGATCCCGCCTCTTCCCGGGGTGTTTGGCTCGATTTGGAATCGAGGATTTCCTTGCGGATACGCGTAATTGCACTGTCCGGCCCCAGATACATCAGCGCCTTGTTTGCCAGCCCCAGGGCGAGGCTCCTGTTCCCGGCGTATTGTTCATTGCGGATGGCAGCCAGCCAGGATTCCGTATGCAGGCGCTCCCGGGACGTCACCCGGTTCAGGTGCCGCCGGGCCTGGTCGTAATTCCCCTCCCAACTATACGTCTTTGCCAGCAGGGTCTCCACATCGGTATATTCCGGGTAATCCGTTAAGACGGCCGCCAGGGTATCCCTGGCCGGGCCGGTTTGACCCGAGAAGGCCAGGGTCTGGGCGTATTCCAAAACCACATCCGGGTCATACCCGGACCGCTGGCCCTGAGTACTGAGGCAGATGCCGGTGGCAAACACACATACTTTGAATATTTTCCTCGAAATAATCATCACTGCTGGTTTTGTGAAAGCAACCGCCGGGCCCGGTCCATTTTGTCCTTCAGGGAGTTGCTACCCCCCAGGTTTGCCTTTATAGCTGGCTCCAGGTACTGCGCTTTCTGGTGTTGCCCGGACCAGAAGTACACATCGAGCAGGGCGGAATACCCGTCCGGGTAAACCGGGTATTTCTGGACAACCTGCTGGAGGATGTCCTCGGCCGTCCGGTAATCCCCCTCCCAGGCGTGTATCCTGCCCAAAAGAATTTCACTGTCCACGTGGCCCGGCACCCGGGTTAGGATATACTCGCACAGCAATCGGGCCCGGTCCCGCCGCCCTTCAAAGGCCAGGCCCCTGGCAATGTCGTAGGCTTTATCCAGATCGGAACCGCTGAAGACGCTGTGGATCCAGACCATCTCCTTCTTCCCCGGCTCCCGGATCAGTTTTTCGTAGGGGGCAGCGGACTCCGGTATCAGGGCATTGTTTTCCAACACATAGCGTTCGGCCGCCTTCTGGAACCGGAACCGGGATTCGATCTCCTGCCCGGTTTCACCTGCCGCCTCTCGTGGCTGAAGACTTCCGTCGAGGCCAATCG
This genomic window from Robiginitalea biformata HTCC2501 contains:
- a CDS encoding 3D domain-containing protein; translation: MRHNPPASLIFLLFFLISCSGPEYAWKELEVTVTAYNSVPWQTSGNPSLTAWGDTLRPGMQCIAVSRDLIALGLDHNTEVKIQGLPGTFLVKDKMNRRFKRHIDLYMGEDVKGAREWGRKKRVIRYRVPARENLRKEVNTE
- a CDS encoding M14 family metallopeptidase, whose protein sequence is MKYILPLLTLCLFVLPVSGQTESFTERFYDSYETYREPSLGKRRIKHADIQPLIDALAVKPGFEVNRVGTSIEGRPLRLISLGDGQTDIFLWSQMHGDEPTATQAIFDILNFLGAPEFADEKSRLLDSVRLHFLPMLNPDGAEVYQRRNTLGIDINRDALRLQSPEGQTLKRVRDSLEAEFGFNLHDQSTYYNAERTPKPATISYLAPAYNYEKAINEVRSRAMQVIGYMNRIIQRYAPGQVGKYNDDFEPRAFGDNIQKWGTSAILIESGGYPEDPEKQEIRKLNYVSILSAIYAIGSGSYRNVGLEAYEEIPENDRKLFDLKIEQVTYPLLGKDYIIDLGIHRFEVDTPDHEDFWYSSRITDQGDLSTYYGYETLNASGYRLGAGKVYSQVLPNLEAVGKLDFWELLGQGITYVRVADLPKKATSTPYPIQVVGASFELPEPRWDVGDNPTFVLTREGSVRYVVVNGFLYEPDSRKGSGKNSMILR
- a CDS encoding MoaD/ThiS family protein codes for the protein MTVLLFGVTRDIVGNGSLSIPMNQAGRLQTVADLKTYLKKMYPDLGGLSSLAVAVNKSYAGDGDKITNFDEIALIPPVSGG
- a CDS encoding DEAD/DEAH box helicase, producing MSAQTESTEKTLYDYQLEDLGKIFKCLEESPDDINLLYQLPTGGGKTVVFSEIARRYIRQTGKKVVVLTHRIELSLQTSRMLSGFGVNNKIINSEVKELDESDDYECYVAMVETLNNRLQEKAITLEGVGLVIIDEAHYNSFRKLFKYFEKSVILGVTATPLSSNIKLPMKDHYKKLIVGESIASLIEKKFLAKANLYNYDVSLKSLKLGISGDYTVKSSDALYGNQQMLGKLVGAYEELAKGTKTLIFNNGISTSKYVYETFKRAGYPIRHLDNKNSASERREILDWFANTPDAILTSVSILTTGFDEPSVETIILNRATRSLTLYFQMIGRGSRILKDKEEFTVIDLGNNIARFGPWDAPVDWQEIFHFPDFYLENIRNDEEIEREFVYEMPAELREKFGRSSDIDFDVKEEYKKIFAQGKKSKLVLEKSIEQHARICVENSEDVFDARILARELRDEIEYRIKQYSYCIMNNTKNYRDWLQEDYERRLRLKISQLFAARM
- a CDS encoding vWA domain-containing protein, whose amino-acid sequence is MHMIRTFLLIFGLTGMFLSCGNADDDVSFDLNGNGDLGLGKPVDDCLDFGPNELILSIQDQYTTLPGKVSVFFRVSDEFGNPVAGLTADQFTIYEQGRNDDCFSTISSSESQSRISPNSQIFQNHTLLVLDLSNSVLSGSLTELKSASASFIDNVMPAVPAESFQMAIYWFDGEDVLHELNPLTSSREELIAAVESIDSDFSNDPSTDLYGAVIKSTDLATDLLRDSEQNNTIGAASIVLFTDGTDQASRYSESQALDKVEKANSNISFFTIGLGAEIDSEVLEEIGKTFSVFAGNKEELEVTFNQLSQKVSERANSFYLFEYCSPKRDGSGENNLAIRVQHGGLQGAVQTSFDASGFTAGCQ
- a CDS encoding 1,4-dihydroxy-2-naphthoyl-CoA synthase — its product is MESPDWKPAGEFEDITYRKCDGVARIAFNRPEVRNAFRPKTTSELYRAFYDAMEDRSIGVVLLSAEGPSPKDGVYAFCSGGDQRARGHQGYVGEDGYHRLNILEVQRLIRFMPKVVIAVVPGWAVGGGHSLHVVCDLTLASAEHAIFKQTDADVTSFDGGYGSAYLAKMVGQKRAREIFFLGRDYRAQEAYEMGMVNAVVPHDELEQTAYQWAREILAKSPTSIKMLKFAMNLTDDGMVGQQVFAGEATRLAYMTDEAKEGRDAFLEKRKPDFGKDQWIP
- a CDS encoding N-acetylmuramoyl-L-alanine amidase, with amino-acid sequence MPLKNYAFPAVILVILLVATACSTYRPLLSDRPIRFDRERLELTGAYLRDRYGMEQEDARIEPRMIVLHWTAIPTLEESFDAFYPPRLPDTRGDITSAGALNVSAHYLVDRDGSILQLMPDTLMARHVIGLNHCAIGIENVGGTPETPLTKAQLLANEWLVRQLAATHNIQYLIGHYEYTRFEGHPLWLEKDSGYRTEKTDPGRQFMKKIRNSVRDLGLKPAPEK
- a CDS encoding DUF6155 family protein, producing MSKRALKKYVAGLDREALSEQLLDLYDRFPQVKTYYDFVFNPKEDKLLMEAKEKIRREYFPQGRRRPKARRSVAKNYIRHFGKLGMEPHLLADLMAYNLEIAAAFEKTRNCPDAFYRSIYKSYLDWTAYLVHQGIFGDFSDRHAALIAEIEKAGWPNAEDFLDRNEQLSL
- a CDS encoding sigma-70 family RNA polymerase sigma factor, which gives rise to MRQLKIVKQVTNRESKSLDKYLQDISKIDLITANEEVELAQRIKQGDQLALEKLTKANLRFVVSVAKQYQNQGLKLPDLINEGNVGLVKAAKRFDETRGFKFISYAVWWIRQSILQALAEQSRVVRLPLNKIGSINKIKKTFSYLEQAHERPPSAEEIAKELDMTVSEVKQSIKNSGRHVSMDAPLREGEDSNLYDVLRSGESPKPDKSLMLQSLNTEINRALETLSPREADVVKLYYGIGDQQSMTLAEIGQTFDLTRERVRQIREKAIRKLRHHSRSKLLKAYLG
- a CDS encoding 2-hydroxyacid dehydrogenase, yielding MAIAILRNDDRTDSWIRALEAVAPEIPLYDYHQPHPREAIRMVGVWKHPPGSLWEYPNLLGIHGLGAGVDFILEDPDLPEGLPVLRVVDPYLASDMAEYVLAQILSGLRQLPAYTLDQYSNRWNPRPYNRIEDVRVGIMGLGTLGKAVADLLVRTGFDVRGWTARSQPATGYPVFQGPEGRQAFLSESDILVCLLPLTPKTRGILDQSVFDQLPVGARLINVARGPLLNEEDLLEAFRTGQVAQACLDVFSQEPLTNSHPFWNHPGISMTPHVASVSEPESVAAQVIANYRALLGGGPLANEVSRERGY